One region of Grus americana isolate bGruAme1 chromosome 20, bGruAme1.mat, whole genome shotgun sequence genomic DNA includes:
- the ZBTB34 gene encoding zinc finger and BTB domain-containing protein 34 isoform X1, whose product MDDVEICLFNWKSRLLFTSVEMDSSSFIQFDVPEYSNTVLSQLNELRLQGKLCDIIVHIQGQPFRAHKAVLAASSPYFRDHSALSTMSGLSISVIKNPNVFEQLLSFCYTGRMSLQLKDVVSFLTAASFLQMQCVIDKCTQILESIHSKISVGDVDSVTVGAEENSENRNGVKDSSYFANPIEISPPYCSQVRQSTAGSDLRMETTPGKTLRSRLQEEGHSDRGSSGSISEYEIQIEGDHEQGDLIVRESQIAEVKVKMEKSDRPSCSDSSSLGDDGYHTEMVDGEQVVAVNVGSYGSVLQHVYSFTHASSQAAGVSETFGSLSNTSPSRSMLSCFRGGRARQKRVSTAHLHSDVQGLVQGADSESMVSNPGYENSPRERNTRGHWYPYNERLICIYCGKSFNQKGSLDRHMRLHMGITPFVCKFCGKKYTRKDQLEYHIRGHTDDKPFRCEICGKCFPFQGTLNQHLRKNHPGVTEVRNRVESPDRTEAFVEQKVDNDASASEAMDSSMEIHAMSNTSD is encoded by the exons ATGGATGATGTTGAGATCTGTTTGTTCAATTGGAAAAGCAG attacTCTTTACATCAGTAGAAATGGACAGCAGCAGTTTCATTCAGTTTGATGTGCCCGAGTACAGCAACACTGTTCTGAGCCAGTTAAATGAACTCCGCTTGCAAGGAAAGCTATGTGACATAATTGTGCATATTCAGGGTCAACCATTTCGAGCCCATAAAGCTGTCTTAGCTGCCAGTTCTCCGTATTTCCGTGACCATTCAGCATTAAGCACCATGAGTGGCTTATCAATATCAGTTATTAAAAATCCCAATGTTTTTGAacagttgctttctttttgttacaCTGGAAGGATGTCCTTACAGCTGAAGGATGTTGTTAGTTTTCTAACTGCAGCTAGCTTTCTACAGATGCAGTGCGTCATTGATAAATGCACACAGATACTGGAGAGTATTCATTCAAAGATCAGTGTTGGTGATGTTGACTCTGTCACTGTCGGTgctgaagaaaattcagaaaatcgCAATGGAGTTAAAGACAGCAGCTACTTTGCCAATCCTATTGAGATATCTCCCCCCTATTGCTCTCAGGTGCGACAGTCAACAGCAGGCAGCGATCTTAGGATGGAAACTACTCCAGGCAAAACTCTACGTAGTCGTCTGCAAGAAGAAGGGCATTCAGATCGAGGAAGCAGTGGGAGTATCTCTGAATATGAGATTCAGATTGAAGGTGATCATGAGCAAGGAGACCTGATAGTAAGGGAGAGTCAGATTGCAGAGGTGAaagttaaaatggaaaagtcTGACAGGCCAAGCTGCTCTGATAGCTCTTCCCTTGGTGATGATGGATATCATACTGAAATGGTGGATGGAGAGCAAGTGGTGGCAGTAAATGTTGGTTCCTATGGGTCTGTCTTACAACATGTTTATTCGTTTACCCATGCCTCATCACAGGCCGCAGGTGTGTCTGAAACCTTCGGAAGCCTGAGCAATACGAGTCCTTCAAGGTCAATGCTGAGCTGTTTCAGAGGGGGTCGTGCACGCCAAAAACGGGTATCCACTGCTCACTTGCATAGCGATGTTCAGGGCTTGGTTCAAGGGGCTGACAGTGAATCCATGGTGAGTAACCCAGGATATGAAAATAGTCCACgggaaagaaatacaagagGTCATTGGTATCCATACAATGAGAGGCTAATTTGTATTTACTGTGGAAAGTCTTTCAACCAGAAAGGGAGCCTTGATCGACACATGCGATTGCACATGGGAATAACTCCTTTCGTGTGCAAGTTTTGTGGGAAGAAATATACCCGCAAGGACCAACTTGAGTATCATATTCGTGGTCACACAGATGACAAACCCTTTCGCTGTGAGATctgtggaaaatgttttcctttccagggTACACTAAACCAGCATTTGCGAAAAAATCACCCTGGGGTAACAGAAGTAAGAAACAGGGTAGAGTCTCCAGACAGAACAGAAGCGTTTGTGGAACAGAAAGTAGATAATGATGCTTCAGCTTCTGAAGCTATGGATTCTAGTATGGAAATTCATGCAATGTCTAACACATCTGATTAA
- the ZBTB34 gene encoding zinc finger and BTB domain-containing protein 34 isoform X2 — protein MDSSSFIQFDVPEYSNTVLSQLNELRLQGKLCDIIVHIQGQPFRAHKAVLAASSPYFRDHSALSTMSGLSISVIKNPNVFEQLLSFCYTGRMSLQLKDVVSFLTAASFLQMQCVIDKCTQILESIHSKISVGDVDSVTVGAEENSENRNGVKDSSYFANPIEISPPYCSQVRQSTAGSDLRMETTPGKTLRSRLQEEGHSDRGSSGSISEYEIQIEGDHEQGDLIVRESQIAEVKVKMEKSDRPSCSDSSSLGDDGYHTEMVDGEQVVAVNVGSYGSVLQHVYSFTHASSQAAGVSETFGSLSNTSPSRSMLSCFRGGRARQKRVSTAHLHSDVQGLVQGADSESMVSNPGYENSPRERNTRGHWYPYNERLICIYCGKSFNQKGSLDRHMRLHMGITPFVCKFCGKKYTRKDQLEYHIRGHTDDKPFRCEICGKCFPFQGTLNQHLRKNHPGVTEVRNRVESPDRTEAFVEQKVDNDASASEAMDSSMEIHAMSNTSD, from the coding sequence ATGGACAGCAGCAGTTTCATTCAGTTTGATGTGCCCGAGTACAGCAACACTGTTCTGAGCCAGTTAAATGAACTCCGCTTGCAAGGAAAGCTATGTGACATAATTGTGCATATTCAGGGTCAACCATTTCGAGCCCATAAAGCTGTCTTAGCTGCCAGTTCTCCGTATTTCCGTGACCATTCAGCATTAAGCACCATGAGTGGCTTATCAATATCAGTTATTAAAAATCCCAATGTTTTTGAacagttgctttctttttgttacaCTGGAAGGATGTCCTTACAGCTGAAGGATGTTGTTAGTTTTCTAACTGCAGCTAGCTTTCTACAGATGCAGTGCGTCATTGATAAATGCACACAGATACTGGAGAGTATTCATTCAAAGATCAGTGTTGGTGATGTTGACTCTGTCACTGTCGGTgctgaagaaaattcagaaaatcgCAATGGAGTTAAAGACAGCAGCTACTTTGCCAATCCTATTGAGATATCTCCCCCCTATTGCTCTCAGGTGCGACAGTCAACAGCAGGCAGCGATCTTAGGATGGAAACTACTCCAGGCAAAACTCTACGTAGTCGTCTGCAAGAAGAAGGGCATTCAGATCGAGGAAGCAGTGGGAGTATCTCTGAATATGAGATTCAGATTGAAGGTGATCATGAGCAAGGAGACCTGATAGTAAGGGAGAGTCAGATTGCAGAGGTGAaagttaaaatggaaaagtcTGACAGGCCAAGCTGCTCTGATAGCTCTTCCCTTGGTGATGATGGATATCATACTGAAATGGTGGATGGAGAGCAAGTGGTGGCAGTAAATGTTGGTTCCTATGGGTCTGTCTTACAACATGTTTATTCGTTTACCCATGCCTCATCACAGGCCGCAGGTGTGTCTGAAACCTTCGGAAGCCTGAGCAATACGAGTCCTTCAAGGTCAATGCTGAGCTGTTTCAGAGGGGGTCGTGCACGCCAAAAACGGGTATCCACTGCTCACTTGCATAGCGATGTTCAGGGCTTGGTTCAAGGGGCTGACAGTGAATCCATGGTGAGTAACCCAGGATATGAAAATAGTCCACgggaaagaaatacaagagGTCATTGGTATCCATACAATGAGAGGCTAATTTGTATTTACTGTGGAAAGTCTTTCAACCAGAAAGGGAGCCTTGATCGACACATGCGATTGCACATGGGAATAACTCCTTTCGTGTGCAAGTTTTGTGGGAAGAAATATACCCGCAAGGACCAACTTGAGTATCATATTCGTGGTCACACAGATGACAAACCCTTTCGCTGTGAGATctgtggaaaatgttttcctttccagggTACACTAAACCAGCATTTGCGAAAAAATCACCCTGGGGTAACAGAAGTAAGAAACAGGGTAGAGTCTCCAGACAGAACAGAAGCGTTTGTGGAACAGAAAGTAGATAATGATGCTTCAGCTTCTGAAGCTATGGATTCTAGTATGGAAATTCATGCAATGTCTAACACATCTGATTAA